The window gtaaggtggaatccgtcaatgatggggtcgaggaccaacgcgGTCGAACcgtcatgacggatactggttggatggtccctgcgatcgaaagtgatcgggcaagaagaccatgggttgaactttgaggcgactggctccatcacatagacgtcccttagtgcacgcttccgttcccgcttgggaatatgggttgcgtatatcatgtttaccgttttcacttggggaggaaatttcttctgtcctcctgtgttcggcagccggggctccttgtcctcgtcactatgcagccccttttccttgtttttggcattcaacttgccggcatgtttgaacacccagcattctctgttggtgtggttggctggtttatcgggggtgccgtgaatttgacacgagcgatcgagtatgcggtctagactggacgggcccgggttgtttcttttgaatggctttttctgttgatcggacttagagccactgaatccggcattaactgtcgtgtcttcggtgttatccccattgttgtgacacttatgtctgttgcgtcggggcttgccgttgttatctctggcctctgaagtgccaggatttcttgatgtgttgttgctgcgagccagccatctGTCCTCgctcacacaaaagcgggtcatgagtgtcgtgagggcttccatggacttcagcttctgcttatggaaaagaacttgcatgacatcttttgtcctaccctcccgtggcagcggggtcctagtggaaactaagggatattaaggcctccttttaatagagaaccggaccaaagcattaacacatggtgaatacataaactcctcaaactccggtcatcaccgagaagtgtcccgattattgtcacttcagggttgtcggatcataacacataataggtgactatagacttgcaagataggatcaaaaacacacatttattcatgaaaacataataggttcagatctgaaatcatggcacttgggccctagtgacaagcattaagcatagcaaagtcatagcaacatcaatctcagaacatagtggacactagggatcaaactctaacaaaactaacttgattacatggtaaatctcatccaacccatcaccgtctagcaagcctacgatagaattactcacacacggcggtgagcatcataaaattggtgatggaggatggttgatgatgacgacggcgacgaatccccctctccggagccccgaacggactccagatcagccctcctgagagagattagggcttggcggcggctccgtatcgtaaaacgtgatgaaactttctctctgatttttttctctgcgagacggtatatatggagttggagttgaggtcggaggaggtccgggggcccacgagatagggggcgcgccctaggggggggcccacTTTCTTGTGGACAGGCcctggcccccctggccttgattctttcgccaaaaattcttattaattctgaaaagtccctccgtggatttgcaggtcattccgagaacttttcttttctacacataaaacaatatcatggtggttctgctgaaaacagcgtcattctaggttagtttcattcaaatcatgcaacttagagtccaaaacaagggcaaaagtgtttgaaaaagtagatgcgttggagacgtatcagcgggcgcGGGCGAGCTCCGTCCCGTCCATGCAGAGGCGGACACGGGCGCGAGCCAGCCCGACCACACCCCGGCTGGCGCTGGCGAGTTCTGCTCCAGCCACGCGGAGGCGGGCGCGGGCGAGCTCCGCCCCGGCCAAGCGCGTCGGGTGCGAGCTCCGGCCACGACTACTCCCCGTGCAGGAGATGGTCGAGTGGAGGCTTTGACCGTGCGAGCGTGAGCCCCGCCCCGGCCATGCGCGCTGTGTGCGCTAGGTggtggaaggaaagggagaggagaggagaaagaaaagagagaaaggggaggagagaggagagaggagggagagaggggctgacGAGTGGCCTTGTGCATGCAAAAGTCATCTGCCGGCGTCCCCAGCTGCCCTCCGGGGGGCTGGGTTTGGTGCGGAAGTGCCGGCCGTAAATCTTGCGAAATCCGACGAAGAACGGGTCTCTGGGGATCCGAGTGTGGCGTTTTTTGCCCGCCGGCATCCAAAAAATGCCTTGGGAAGGCATCCTGAGGGGCCCGCCGGATCACATGCTGCTGCTGTAGCGCCCCGCGTGGCGCGCTGGGGAGCACCCATATTGTTCGTTGGAACTCCCCTGCAAGGGATTCCCGTGGGTTAGTTTCCACCGTAAAATAACTATTTTCTTAGCACAACTTTTTAGGCAAATTTTCTTAGCGCAAAAATTATATATATCACTCACAGTAAGTGTTAAAGCTAGTGCCCTACATCGTGTGTTGATTAGGCCGACCCATTAGGAGAGTAGAAGAAGCTGGTTTTGGGAATGTCTATTTTTTTCgattttagttttttcattttgTTTGACTTTTAGTTTTGTTTCTTTCCCTTTTTaacttgtgaatatttttaaaattcatgaataagTTTCAAATTCATTAAAAAAACCTCGTGGACCTATTTTGAATTCCTGAATATTTGGTAAATTCATGAACAATTATCAAATTTATTAATATTTTTACCAATACTTGTATatcttttcaaatcgatgaacatgtttaaaatcatgaacatttgttaaacccataaacattttcaaatacattaatagttttttttcaaattcatgaacattttttgtataTGTGAGCATTTTTTATGTTGGGGAACAtcctttcaaacccgtgaacatttttGATCCGCGAACATTTTTCATATCCACACACTTTTTAAAATTCTTGATTACCTTTTTGAAATCATGATGAttttaaaattcttaaatattttttAAGTCGTTGACATTCTTAATAATGTAAATAAAATTGACCGAATGTAAAGAAATTAAAGTGAAAATCATTTCATTTTGAGGCAAAAGTTCAACTCAAGAAAATCGCCCGAAGAGTTGCATACTCTACTGGGCGGGCGCAACTGTTCATGCTACATGCGACTGCTCTGTAACAATCGCAATGAGGGATATACAGCAACGCCCATTTTCTTAGTGCTTCTAAAACTGTCCAAAAAATAGTGTTTCTAAGAAGAGGCGTTTTTAGTATGGACCTATGTAATAGCTTTTTTTAAACACGGTACGGACACACACGCTCATAAATACGCACATACGCTTATCCCTATGAATGTACACACACATCCAACCTCcacgagcacctccgagagacttagccggcatatcatcttgagattgatgaagtgGCCATAGCCGCCTTCATAGCCGATGGGAATGTCTCTTCCCACTGAACGAACATCACCGGAAgatctgaaataaattcagaaaaatgcgtGCACCAGTGTCAAGTATGGAACTTCAAccctgcactactagggaaaagcttatacacaaacgcttactagtagcgagggtttatacccctcgctactgctacttactagtagcgcaagtttttacccctcgctactactaagttgatattagtagcgcgggtttttaaccctcgctactactaagtggtctctaccgtgcccccccccccaggacatgccatagtagtagcgagggttataaacccgcgctgctgctaagttgatagtagtagcgcaggtttttacccctctctactactaagcggtctctaccatgcccccctgaacatgccatagtagtagcgaggggtaaaaacccgcgctactactaagtactggGTTTTTAACAGCCCTGAAATCCCCATCTCCTCGTCCAAATCACTCCTCTCCcccgtccctctcctcctcctctctctctctctccataggCTCTCCCATGGCGCTCCtgcccatgcgcgcctcctcctccatggcgcccaatGAGGCCGTCGCCTCGCGCCGCTGGCATCaaggagctcgccggtcttcccCCTCGCCTCCCGCCACCACTCTGGAGCACCTCGCCACCAACGACTAGCTCCGGtgctccctccatctccttcctctctcccttcttTCTCTTTCCCCTCTGTCCTCTGGTTTCACTCACCCTCCCATGTTCTTGCCCATGCAGGTCATTGCCATGGACGACCAGGAGCTCGCTGCCTTGGCTGcgaagaggagccccacgccgccGCCTTGCTCAGCCATGGATCCGGGCCCTCTGCAGCAACTGGCGCTAGATCTTCTCTGTCGCCGCCCTTCCGCAGCTCCGACGACCCCTAGCGCCGCTAGATTGAAGCATTGCTTCCATTGAGAGCATGCACGGGATCGAGAATTTTTTTCGTTTttgaaattaatagtagtagcgcgggtcgcacccacgctactactaacacacgTAGTAGTAGGgcgcacccacgctactactacaagttagctgtagcgccgtagtagtagcgtgggtgcccgcgctactactagctatttaacgcgcgctactactaggcttttccctggTAGTGCTGGTAGGCTGGGGATACTACTGTTCTTCTAACCATAGGTTCGTTCGCATGGTCACATGTAATAGTTGCATGATTTACTTCGGTGATTTGAAAAGTATGATACGTCCCCAAACCTTGTTTGGAGAATTAATTTGATTACCTAGTTGATTGACAGGAAAACTAATTTAATTGCCTAGATGATTTGTCAACGATGGAATATCATTTTGATAGCCTAGCTGATTGAGAGGAAATAGTTTGTTTAGAGAATAAACACCCTCAATTGCTTTTTCAAACAAATTATTCTTTTAGACATAGCAAACAAGTGCTGAACATTGGAGATTTCTGCATAGTGAAGATGGTGTGCTCTTAATTACAAACAACACTTACTCATGAGATACCGGTATAATCTTGTCAAAGCCACAAAAGATGTATGTAGCTAATTTTGTGGTTTTCATGTTGAAAGGAATTTTGGTATATCAATTTGTGCAATtattaggtttatgtttagttttaGGTTAAAATGTACAATTAATATGATGTATGAATGTTAATAGCAATGACCAATAAGCATTAGCAGCTTGTTCCTCAGAATCTCCAATGCAAGAAGGCATCAATGAAAATTTCAGCACCAAGCAACAATGTGGCTTATGTCAGCACCTCTATTGAACCTATTTAAGTGTTTTTTTTTAGCTCTGATGGGCCAAGTGGCGGGTCCACCCACTATCTTCTAGTATATCTAAATAGCTCGCCTCCACTAAGCTATTTGTCTAAATATGCAAGCATGTCATGTAAGTACGCAACATGCACGGGAAAAGTTCCACTGCAACATGCAATCATGCGTTTGAAAAAAACTcatctcaacatgcaaacatgcatgcaaattttGAATTTATTATGCTATTTATATTAATACATTTTTTGTACAACTGTACATTAATTAAAATACAATAAAACgtattccctccattccaaaatatagtgcttccTCTATTCACATGCTTCAACTTTGacaataaatttaaccaacgagaccgactgcgatgggagcaaaagttataccagtgaattcatattcaaaagaagttttcaattatatagttTTGTCTCTCGCCGCAGTCGGTctcattggttaaatttatggtcaaagttggaccccGGAAAGCAcgtgcgcactatattttggaatggagggagaatGGCTTTTTTGTTTACTTCTCATATTATTACTCTTAATATTCATCTCCCACAAAACCAAATCTTATTGAAATATATTAAAATATATTCCCACAATGACATGTGGAATATCCTCTAGTTCTTTTTTTTGAATTgcttggattgcttaccacatacTATGTCATATGGTTGGATATCCTCTAGTTTGTATAAAAACCAAACGATACATGGAGTACCAACTAAATTCATCTCGCCAGCTCGCTTGGGGGAAGGATAATGAGGCAAACTCAGGGCCTCTATAATGGTCTCCATGTCGCTCGAGCTCTAAAGATCATTTCTGAGTTCAACTTCTCATCTGCCCCTGAGAATCTATTGGGCTTTTTGTGACTTTGTCACTACGGCCGAATGGGCAGCAAAGTAGAAGGTATGCTGTAATAACTTTCCTTGGAGAATGACCATTTAAGATACTAAGAAAACAAATAACAAAAAACTCACTAAAAATTCAAAATGATCTAATTGGTTAACCCAAAAGAATAACAATTTACCTTGTATACAGCAAAATTCTGTAGGAACAAAATAATATAATTATGATATCAATATCAGCAATTAAAGAATTATAGGATCTCCATATTGTTGTACAAACAAATTTCAAAGGGGAGGCTGAAAAACAAAAAGCCACAGTGCAATAGAAAGAGAAAATCATATTTGAAAACAACATTACACGAGGTAATCAAAATTAACATCAATGGGCACATGAGGAAGTTGTGAGCTTATTCTCAATCTCAAGTAGTTAAAAACTTGCGATGAACTGAACGGGTCAGTAGGATTAGTATGAGTTGACGGCGCCACATTTTTCCTGATCTCACCATTGGCACTGGTCTTGACTTCGATAGCACCCATCCTTACCATCGCTGCCTTGAACTTCTCCTCCCACACACCATTGTCGTTGGCATTGGCACGCAATGCCACACTTGTATCATCTAATGTCATGAGCATGGAATCCaacatgaagagcacatcatggctAAACATATTATTGTAGTACTTGTTATCGACCTTGTTAGGGGTCTTGACATCCTGCACCACCATGTTGTCACTTCCTATGTCTGGCCTGCATTGCTCCAGGAGGGAGCTCATTAGTGTGGGGTCCATGTTAGAGGTGCTTGCGTTGAGGTAGTCGAAGAaggatgaggagaaggaggaggaatggGACATTCCAATGGCCTGTGCACTAGAGAGGGTGACCATCTCGTCGGCAATCAGCCTCTTGGAGGCAAATTTGGAGCTGGTCAGTGATGCGAAGGGAGGGGGCAAGTTGGAGAGTGTCAGATTCATGAAGGAAACAAGTCCATCATAATGGCCTACTGGTGTGCCGAAGAAGACAATCTTGTACTTGAGGAAGTAGGTGGCATCACGCCCAGCGAAGGCCATGACATCGACGCATGAGATGATGTTGATCCCGTACTCCTTCTTGATTCTAGCCTTGGTGACAGAGTGAAATCCGGTAGGGATAGGGTGTGCTGAGCTAAGTGTCTCGACATGATGGTAATAGGGGCACAAGTTCTTAGCCAGGTTCGGGTTATGCTAGGAGATAAAACCCTATGTCATGGATGTGTTTGTATTAATTTGGGACGGAATGCAGAGTACAggtgatctactacgagatcgttGTGTGTCGTGTATGAGCCCCAGCCCTCGGTTTATATAGGTACTGGGATGTAGGGTTACATCCTAGTTGGTTACTCACAAGGCGAACGTGTTATAGACGACTTCTAATgtcttggagtatacgtcaagtcTTTAGGAACCTTCCTTTCATATGCCATGGGCGGCCTCGATGTGGCCCACTGGTGAATTGATATGGGGGTCCTCGACCTGGCCCAACTGGCCGAAAAATGACGTGGTGAGAGATCCCCTAGCCAGGCCACCATCGGCAGCCATTGAAGCGGTCTGCAAGTCCGAGATGCTCCTCGGTTTTTCTGAGCTATTCTTCATTCGTCGGTCGTTAgtgttgaaaactggttcaactagTCCTCCCATATCCAATTTCTTGATCGTCTAATTGTAACTAGTCCTCCCGTATCCAATTTCTTGATCGTCTAATTGTAACTGAGGAGTTTTTAGGCGCACCTCGGTTTCCGCCAAGCCCTTTACacttcggaaatgttaacgcccacacgtgtgggcgtttgcacatcgcccacacgcctccatcaccactcattttgccacgtatgaatagatgacatcagcagattttttttgattttcggcttaaaaatgttgtatttCCTAAAtgaaaaagcgaactaaaaatctgttttcaccattaaatccgtctcgacgagatcttcaaaactagaccccatgttgatatgtttcgacgatttttttttgccagaagttgccacgatgtttacactgcagttgccatagggcttaaactaaagttgccatgtggcaattttagtttgtagatcatggcaattttagtattttgatgatggcaactccagtactttgaccatgaaaattattttttgtatgaaccatggcaattttacgtgcatgtatcatggcaattttagtttatggttcatggcaagtctagtttcttaattccccgttttataaatgtcaaaatttacttttaaatgtagaagaaaatagctgaaacatatcatggcaacttcagtgtaaacatcatggcaattcatatgcaatagacatggcaacttttaatccaaaaaagtttcatcaaaacatatcaacatgggatctagtttcgaagatctcatcatgagggatttaatggtgaaaacgtattttcaatcggattttttgtttaagagataaaacattttaaaaactgaaaatccaaaaagattcctgcatgcatgcatgcgatgacgtggcaatctgtttacattagagacgtgtggtgcgtctcccttcgtgccacacgtgtggcagttagcgcgacccaCACACTTTTGTGCCGATATAGATGTTGAAAATCTTCCCGCGTAGTCATTTCTTAACCATGAATCATTCCCGCGAGTAGCTTGTCATGATGGCCCATCCTGGCTCTGACAGCACAGACCGATCCCATCCGTCAGCCCACgtggctatgagatggccatgtctTGGTAGTCAACATAATGTATGTAAGTGGGTCAGGGGGCCACCTTTTTCACGTCTTATCTAAAAAGTGATCGTGCGCCTCGATATAGTAATTAATAAACCGCCCCCTTGATTCCCATGCATACCACATAGGAAACGGCGGAATTAATGCCTCGTAGCTAGGTCGCGACGCCACAACTTCACACATAGCTCTTGTATAAAAGGCGGACCTctgtgaggggggggggggagtttaAACCCTCGGGCCATCCTCCTCTTTCTCCTCTTCCTCGAGCTGCACCTTTTCAATCTTTTTTTCGTGCCCCTTCATCACCTTGACCGTGATGGATCAGAACTGGGCAGAGCCCCAGCCGGCTGCTGCCACAAGTCGAAGCCCCCGACATGTCCACCCCTCCGTGCAACGTACGAGTCACCACGGCCCCGCCGCTAAGCCTGCCCAAGTGTCAACGCGCCCCAGACCAGCGTTGTGCGACAACTCAAGTTTGCCGGCCCACGTCGATCCCCACCGAGCGGGGAGAAGAAACAACCCCGCCACCACCTACATCGACCAGGCTTTGCCTGGCCACACAGACCGGTGGTGGAGAGGAAGGAGCGAGGGGAATGCGGCCTGGACGGCTAGGGATTGGCCCCTCGGTCGCTCACAGAGCGAAGCAAGGGGGAGGGTTTTTTTAGTCGATCTTCAATAAAAAAATTTATAGTTCTTTGTCTCTACTTAAGAAAA is drawn from Triticum dicoccoides isolate Atlit2015 ecotype Zavitan chromosome 6B, WEW_v2.0, whole genome shotgun sequence and contains these coding sequences:
- the LOC119321481 gene encoding peroxidase 2-like encodes the protein MSPLREQCKSDTGNDNTVVQDIKTPNKVDNKYYKNVLSHEVLFDSDATLMVADDTSAAARIKKEYGINIISCVDVMAFAGRDATYFLKYKIVFFGTPVGHYDGLVSFMNLTLSNLPPPFASLTSSKFASKRLIADEMVTLSSAQAIGMSHSSSFSSSFFDYLNASTSNMDPTLMSSLLEQCRPDIGSDNMVVQDVKTPNKVDNKYYNNMFSHDVLFMLDSMLMTLDDTSVALRANANDNGVWEEKFKAAMVRMGAIEVKTSANGEIRKNVAPSTHTNPTDPFSSSQVFNYLRLRISSQLPHVPIDVNFDYLV